The proteins below come from a single Mucilaginibacter mali genomic window:
- a CDS encoding arginine deiminase family protein → MLFTKDFKLGVGSEIGALRALLIHSPDSGLGKVVPSKAQDWLFEDIVHLDTMRKNEYDHYVKLLMYFLDPGKIKGKLEDINSRAADRAFFKPDNPGFHASTKVIELQTLLADILEDTAICEKLVASVCAIEGCNYRLQQKLVATPPVELAKIFISGAITDDEMIFAPIPNLIFSRDIGIVINQHILINKPAKKARSRETLLVRYIFFNHLLFAAYRDNILEIPETVQHFLRPGEDNEGKTTLEGGDVMVVAPNHVIIGCSERTSVSGANEAIKLLFDNRVVSKVTIVKIPHKRDYMHIDTVFTQVKRNMWVLLGSLGRMEIDVETAEPIAWFGDKKSKDRTEILQFEAGKPEPKPFSCIEDLLNDISQNDLGSTEPTRFIYSGDNVFPYDSREQWTDSCNLLALNEGIVLGYDRNTKTVEAFKKNGFKVIKVTDLLQKFERDELDPKTMKDTLVLMPSAELSRARGGFHCMSMPVLRDGV, encoded by the coding sequence ATGCTTTTTACCAAAGATTTTAAACTCGGTGTAGGTTCTGAAATTGGCGCGTTGCGCGCATTATTGATACATAGTCCGGATAGCGGATTGGGCAAAGTGGTACCCAGCAAGGCGCAGGACTGGCTGTTTGAAGACATTGTGCACCTGGATACCATGCGCAAAAACGAGTACGATCATTACGTAAAATTGCTCATGTACTTCCTTGATCCGGGCAAGATAAAAGGCAAGCTGGAGGATATCAACTCGCGCGCGGCCGACCGGGCATTTTTTAAACCCGATAACCCCGGCTTTCACGCATCAACCAAAGTAATTGAGCTACAAACCCTGCTGGCCGATATTTTGGAGGATACCGCTATCTGCGAAAAACTGGTGGCATCGGTATGCGCCATAGAGGGCTGCAACTATCGCCTGCAGCAAAAACTGGTGGCTACCCCGCCTGTCGAACTGGCCAAGATCTTTATTTCAGGCGCGATAACCGATGACGAGATGATCTTCGCCCCTATCCCTAACCTTATTTTTTCAAGGGATATCGGCATTGTGATCAATCAACATATTCTGATCAATAAGCCAGCTAAAAAAGCCCGCTCGCGTGAGACTTTGCTGGTACGATACATCTTTTTTAACCACCTGTTGTTTGCCGCCTACCGTGATAACATACTGGAGATCCCCGAAACCGTACAGCACTTTCTGCGCCCGGGCGAGGATAATGAAGGAAAGACTACCCTTGAAGGTGGCGATGTGATGGTGGTGGCACCCAATCATGTCATCATCGGTTGCAGCGAGCGTACATCCGTAAGCGGCGCTAACGAGGCTATAAAGCTTTTGTTTGATAACAGGGTGGTGAGCAAAGTAACCATCGTAAAGATCCCGCACAAACGCGATTATATGCACATAGATACCGTTTTTACCCAGGTAAAGCGCAATATGTGGGTGCTGTTAGGTTCGCTGGGGCGAATGGAAATTGATGTGGAAACGGCAGAACCTATAGCCTGGTTCGGCGATAAAAAATCGAAGGACAGGACAGAGATACTACAGTTTGAAGCGGGTAAACCGGAACCAAAACCATTTAGCTGCATCGAGGACCTGCTGAACGATATCAGTCAAAACGACTTAGGCAGTACCGAGCCTACCAGGTTTATCTATTCGGGCGATAATGTTTTCCCATACGATTCGCGCGAGCAGTGGACAGACTCCTGCAACCTGCTGGCCCTTAACGAGGGCATTGTACTGGGTTACGACCGCAACACCAAAACCGTAGAAGCTTTTAAAAAGAACGGTTTCAAAGTAATAAAAGTAACCGACCTGCTCCAAAAATTTGAGCGTGATGAACTTGACCCTAAAACCATGAAAGATACACTGGTTTTGATGCCATCGGCCGAGCTTTCGCGGGCACGTGGCGGCTTCCATTGTATGAGTATGCCGGTTTTAAGGGATGGGGTTTAG
- a CDS encoding putative Ig domain-containing protein, protein MTNTAGVKFSGVRYVLHAVLFLTGLFAGSGMSQAQSVSYNPSQLTFTAHQTTTPILPATGAGITAPGYGMVSTFAGSGVAGKADATGTSATFRTPMHVGVDSYGNVYVTDMGNNIIRKITTDGVVSTFVGGGATHADGIHTSSGFVNPNGLVVDKGGNLFISEDNYIRKVTANAWVSTIAGGAAGGFVDNNTGTVARFNSPAGLALDAAGNIYVVDNGNNAIRKVTQAGAVSTLAGKAASGNSNGNGTAAQFWYPSDIATDAGGNMYVADRQNNLIRKITPSGDVTTYAGQAGVASSNNGPVALATFNAPSGICVDGGDIYVTEQGSHLIRKINTATGTVITIAGTGTPGSTDGQGTSAKFNLPIGIASDGLGHLFVADVSNNKIRKIIIAPYSIDKPLPDGLTFDTNTGQISGTPVNSFPATDYTVTAFSASGTATTTIRVTVNAAPLPPNVDAPDIAYTPAKRSYTINTAITVATPHNQGGAVPPASYGQVTTFAGTGAYGAANGTGTTASFNGPAGMTLDADGNIILAEAASGIIRKITPDAVVTTVAGAQGNGSGDGPVASAKFLFTDAVVTDAANNIYVADRGNSLIRKITPDGIVSTISGSGYQFETDGNGTHASYDTPSSIVINKQGVIYIGDRITIRKLMPDGTVTTLAGKNSGNADGTGIAASFKGQLHIAMDNNGDLYATDPGNSSIRKITAAGVVTTMVLKPVTINGITPSLSQPFGIAIDANDVIYVSDKATNTIYKILKDGTFTFLAGSTAGKADGIGSNASFSQPLYLLADNRGNLFVSDQTYDLIRKINLSGYTINKTLPDGLVFDTATGTISGTPTVKSPLTDYTVTAVNASGSSSTVISIEVNDVVVTPPPSTPTVLPPVITYKSPVTYYPGYKINDLIPSNTSGGTVPNIPYGKTTTINIPGGYTVTRGISTDAAGNIYFTDYNKYQIIKVAASDGSLSVFAGDTNASPETKDGTGTAAHFYFPLYLCTDAVGNIYETESNLIRKINISTGQVTTITGAATTGNINGILANARFNSPQGIDADADGNTIYVADNQNNQVRKIDLLTGTVSTLNTSGESLQTPVGVAYDATTGNVYVSQLNGIIKKITAAGAVSTFAGSSINGKADGQGTTASFSGNLGAIVADQLGNLYVTDAGNNLVRKITPGGLVSTLAGSTQGSNDGVGSGAQFYNPYGITSDRNGFVYITDNNNYLIRKISTYGYAIDKALPAGLNFDASTGTISGIPAAVTPGADYTVTAYNGGGQSSFPIHITVAPVPQPPATPRPIISYTTPNTYYKGVQMADLKPSLSGGAVPATLYGDVTTITDPNNIAGSTFNSAVSLAVDYNNNIYAVDNGSSQVKKITRNSATPPYTYTITPLTIALNRPTAVATDAIGNIYIADQNGTLIRRLDADGTVSVYAGTTTAGRQDGPALSAQFALITGMAADNAGNLYVADQANNSIRLVTQAGQVSTLAGQLTAGKTDAPGPAAKFNKPTNITIGPDGNLYVADYGNNMVRMIKIKPQADVTKYVGDVGGSTGNADGQYPVATFHGLYGVAMDPTSNIYIGDEGNYTQRRAGDNTQTVSVIAGNNVAGTDDGLYTVARFSQPGSMVLDYLGNLIMTDKDRIRNTLVTGYTISGGSGKLPPGINFDPKTGIFSGKPTELWDPTDYTITAYNAGGSSTEFVVNIRVVNAEFTFPPIPPKTICDIGKIIDPGAVTVRGTISYTSSDPSIAQITADNKVLIKNIGTVDIYAYNGIDAPIKQTLIITKPVLSVTISKINSNTCETDEIVYQASVQNLGTETAFYKWTVGNVDLNNNNYELRTSALKNGDLLTCTVTSCLGTKSNTITVNLSPIQTATVTIQSSVGAGICPGTPVTFTATTNYIIDIPQYQWKLNGKAVGNNSDNFTSSALGNGDQLTCTVTTTTKCLSSTTVASMPYTVVVLDESACVIKVPNTFTPNGDGINDTWKFSLPGAVTFNITSVRVYSRAGMLVYQSNDYSKPWDGTMNGQQLPAATYYYIIESDDRKKISGSVTIIR, encoded by the coding sequence ATGACCAATACTGCGGGGGTAAAATTTTCGGGGGTACGATATGTATTGCACGCGGTGCTGTTTTTAACCGGCCTGTTTGCCGGTAGCGGTATGTCGCAAGCCCAGTCTGTCAGCTATAATCCTTCCCAGCTTACTTTTACCGCGCATCAAACAACTACGCCAATACTGCCCGCTACAGGCGCAGGTATAACGGCTCCAGGCTATGGCATGGTGAGTACCTTTGCCGGCAGCGGTGTGGCAGGCAAGGCCGATGCTACAGGCACATCGGCAACTTTCCGCACGCCCATGCATGTGGGGGTTGATAGTTACGGAAATGTATACGTTACCGATATGGGCAACAACATCATCCGCAAGATCACCACCGATGGCGTTGTCAGCACCTTTGTGGGCGGGGGGGCCACTCATGCCGATGGTATTCATACCTCATCAGGTTTTGTAAATCCCAACGGACTTGTTGTTGACAAGGGCGGTAATTTATTTATCAGTGAAGATAATTACATCCGTAAGGTTACCGCCAATGCCTGGGTAAGTACCATTGCAGGCGGCGCGGCGGGCGGATTTGTAGATAACAATACAGGCACGGTAGCACGTTTCAACTCACCGGCGGGGCTTGCACTAGATGCAGCCGGTAATATTTATGTGGTTGATAACGGCAACAACGCCATCAGGAAAGTTACACAGGCCGGCGCGGTAAGTACTCTGGCGGGCAAAGCAGCATCAGGCAATAGCAATGGTAACGGTACTGCCGCCCAATTTTGGTACCCTTCTGATATAGCCACCGATGCCGGCGGCAATATGTATGTAGCCGACCGCCAGAACAACCTGATCAGGAAGATCACGCCATCGGGCGATGTAACCACCTATGCCGGGCAGGCGGGCGTGGCATCCAGCAACAACGGACCTGTTGCCTTGGCTACCTTCAACGCGCCATCGGGCATTTGTGTTGACGGCGGTGATATTTATGTTACCGAACAGGGCAGCCATTTGATCCGCAAGATCAACACGGCAACCGGGACGGTTATTACTATAGCCGGCACAGGCACACCGGGCAGTACCGATGGCCAGGGTACTTCGGCAAAGTTTAATTTACCGATAGGTATTGCCTCCGATGGTCTCGGGCATTTATTCGTTGCCGATGTTAGCAATAATAAGATCAGGAAGATCATCATCGCGCCCTACAGCATAGATAAACCATTGCCCGATGGCCTTACTTTCGATACCAACACGGGGCAGATCAGTGGCACGCCGGTAAACTCTTTCCCTGCTACCGATTATACGGTTACCGCGTTTAGCGCCTCCGGAACAGCCACAACAACCATCCGTGTTACCGTAAACGCCGCGCCGCTGCCGCCCAACGTTGATGCGCCTGATATCGCCTATACCCCTGCCAAACGCAGCTATACTATTAACACGGCTATTACCGTCGCCACGCCACATAACCAGGGAGGTGCAGTCCCCCCTGCCAGTTACGGACAAGTTACAACTTTTGCGGGTACCGGTGCCTACGGTGCTGCAAACGGAACCGGTACGACGGCCAGCTTTAATGGTCCTGCCGGCATGACGCTGGATGCCGACGGTAATATCATTTTAGCCGAAGCAGCCTCGGGCATCATCAGGAAGATCACACCCGACGCGGTAGTTACTACAGTGGCGGGCGCGCAAGGCAACGGAAGCGGAGACGGCCCTGTCGCCAGCGCCAAATTCTTATTTACGGATGCAGTGGTTACGGATGCCGCCAACAATATTTATGTAGCCGACAGGGGCAATAGCCTTATCCGCAAGATAACGCCCGATGGTATTGTAAGTACTATTTCGGGCAGTGGTTACCAGTTTGAGACTGATGGTAACGGCACGCACGCTTCATACGATACGCCTTCATCTATTGTTATTAATAAGCAAGGCGTGATATACATTGGCGACCGCATCACCATACGTAAATTAATGCCCGATGGTACGGTTACTACCTTAGCAGGTAAAAATTCGGGCAATGCCGATGGTACTGGCATAGCCGCCAGTTTTAAAGGCCAGTTACATATTGCTATGGACAACAACGGCGACCTATACGCTACCGACCCGGGTAACAGTTCTATCCGTAAAATAACGGCTGCAGGCGTGGTTACTACCATGGTGCTAAAGCCAGTTACGATAAACGGCATCACCCCATCACTTTCGCAGCCGTTTGGTATCGCTATCGATGCTAATGATGTGATCTACGTATCAGACAAGGCCACCAATACCATCTATAAGATCTTAAAAGACGGCACCTTTACCTTTTTGGCAGGCAGCACCGCTGGCAAGGCCGATGGTATTGGCAGCAATGCCAGTTTTAGCCAGCCGCTTTACCTGTTAGCCGATAACAGGGGCAACCTGTTTGTTTCCGACCAAACGTACGACCTGATCCGCAAGATCAACCTGAGTGGTTACACCATCAACAAAACCCTGCCCGATGGTTTGGTTTTTGACACCGCGACAGGTACGATCAGCGGAACGCCAACGGTCAAATCACCACTAACAGATTATACCGTTACCGCCGTAAATGCCAGCGGCAGCAGCAGTACGGTGATCAGTATAGAGGTGAATGATGTAGTAGTAACGCCGCCACCCTCAACCCCAACGGTGTTACCGCCGGTCATCACCTATAAATCGCCGGTAACTTATTACCCGGGCTATAAAATAAATGATCTGATACCGTCAAATACAAGCGGCGGCACAGTACCAAATATCCCTTATGGTAAAACAACTACCATAAATATACCCGGCGGTTATACAGTTACCCGCGGTATATCCACTGATGCCGCAGGAAACATCTACTTTACCGATTACAATAAATATCAAATAATTAAAGTAGCCGCGTCCGACGGCTCGTTAAGTGTTTTTGCAGGCGATACCAATGCTTCGCCCGAAACTAAGGATGGTACAGGAACAGCCGCGCATTTTTACTTCCCTTTATATTTATGTACCGATGCCGTAGGGAATATATACGAAACGGAATCGAACCTTATCCGCAAAATAAATATCTCTACCGGGCAGGTAACAACTATTACCGGCGCAGCCACAACAGGTAATATAAACGGAATACTGGCTAACGCCCGGTTTAACAGCCCGCAGGGCATTGATGCAGATGCCGACGGGAACACTATCTACGTAGCCGACAACCAAAACAACCAGGTACGAAAGATAGATCTGCTGACGGGTACGGTTAGTACACTTAATACATCTGGCGAAAGCCTGCAAACACCTGTTGGCGTAGCTTATGACGCCACGACGGGTAATGTATACGTAAGTCAACTTAATGGTATCATAAAAAAAATAACAGCCGCAGGTGCGGTTAGTACTTTTGCAGGCAGCAGCATAAATGGCAAAGCCGACGGGCAAGGAACAACGGCCAGCTTTAGCGGCAACCTTGGCGCTATAGTGGCCGACCAATTAGGCAACCTGTACGTAACCGACGCCGGCAATAACCTTGTGCGTAAAATCACCCCGGGCGGTTTGGTAAGCACGCTTGCAGGCAGCACGCAAGGCAGCAATGATGGCGTGGGCTCCGGGGCGCAATTTTATAATCCGTATGGAATTACATCAGACAGGAACGGCTTTGTTTATATTACCGATAACAATAATTACCTCATCCGTAAAATATCAACCTATGGCTATGCCATTGACAAAGCCTTGCCTGCAGGTTTAAATTTTGATGCATCTACCGGCACCATCAGCGGGATACCTGCTGCTGTTACCCCCGGCGCCGATTATACCGTAACTGCTTATAATGGCGGCGGGCAGAGCAGTTTTCCAATCCATATAACTGTAGCGCCTGTGCCGCAACCGCCGGCTACGCCAAGGCCCATCATCAGCTACACTACGCCAAACACCTATTACAAAGGCGTACAAATGGCCGATCTGAAACCCAGTCTTTCGGGCGGCGCTGTACCTGCAACCCTTTATGGCGATGTTACCACCATAACAGATCCTAACAATATTGCGGGAAGCACTTTTAACAGTGCAGTAAGCCTTGCTGTTGATTATAATAACAATATTTACGCGGTTGATAACGGCTCCAGTCAGGTGAAAAAGATAACCCGAAATTCGGCTACTCCGCCTTATACTTATACTATTACGCCCCTTACTATTGCTTTAAACCGGCCAACTGCTGTGGCTACCGATGCTATTGGTAATATTTACATTGCCGACCAAAACGGCACGCTGATCAGGCGCCTTGACGCGGATGGTACCGTTAGCGTATACGCAGGAACGACAACAGCCGGGCGACAGGATGGCCCGGCCTTATCGGCCCAGTTTGCGTTGATTACCGGCATGGCGGCCGACAATGCCGGTAACCTGTACGTAGCCGACCAGGCCAATAACAGTATTCGCCTGGTAACACAAGCGGGACAGGTGAGCACACTTGCAGGGCAGCTAACCGCCGGTAAGACTGACGCCCCCGGCCCTGCGGCAAAATTTAATAAGCCAACTAATATCACCATCGGCCCCGATGGCAATTTATATGTAGCCGATTATGGCAATAATATGGTCAGGATGATAAAAATAAAGCCGCAGGCCGATGTGACCAAATATGTTGGCGATGTTGGCGGTAGCACCGGCAATGCCGACGGTCAATACCCTGTGGCTACATTTCATGGTTTATATGGCGTTGCGATGGACCCGACCAGTAACATTTACATTGGCGATGAGGGGAATTATACCCAGCGCCGTGCCGGCGATAATACCCAAACCGTATCGGTTATTGCCGGGAATAATGTAGCTGGAACCGATGATGGGCTGTACACCGTGGCCCGCTTTTCGCAACCGGGCAGCATGGTGCTGGATTACCTTGGCAACTTGATCATGACCGATAAGGACCGGATACGAAATACCCTTGTAACAGGTTATACCATCAGCGGCGGTTCGGGCAAATTACCGCCGGGCATAAATTTTGATCCTAAAACCGGAATATTTAGCGGTAAGCCGACCGAACTATGGGATCCAACGGATTACACCATCACTGCCTACAATGCCGGGGGCAGCAGTACCGAATTTGTGGTGAACATACGTGTGGTGAATGCTGAATTTACTTTTCCACCAATACCGCCAAAAACAATTTGCGACATTGGCAAGATAATCGATCCCGGCGCGGTAACCGTCCGCGGAACAATAAGTTATACCAGTAGCGACCCAAGCATAGCACAAATTACGGCCGACAACAAAGTACTGATTAAAAATATAGGTACTGTAGATATTTATGCATATAACGGCATTGATGCGCCTATAAAGCAGACACTAATTATTACGAAACCGGTTTTATCGGTTACCATTTCAAAAATCAATAGTAATACCTGCGAAACCGATGAAATTGTTTACCAGGCAAGCGTACAAAACCTGGGGACAGAAACCGCTTTTTACAAATGGACAGTTGGGAACGTCGATTTGAACAATAATAATTATGAATTACGTACCTCCGCATTAAAAAATGGCGATCTGTTGACATGTACGGTTACCAGTTGCCTTGGTACAAAATCAAATACTATCACGGTAAACCTTAGCCCTATACAAACAGCCACCGTAACCATACAATCATCTGTTGGTGCCGGTATTTGCCCGGGTACGCCTGTAACTTTTACAGCCACCACTAATTATATTATCGATATTCCCCAATATCAATGGAAATTAAATGGTAAGGCCGTAGGTAATAACAGCGATAACTTTACCTCATCGGCTTTGGGCAATGGTGATCAGCTTACCTGCACAGTTACAACAACTACAAAATGCCTCAGCAGTACTACCGTTGCATCAATGCCGTATACGGTTGTTGTGCTTGATGAAAGCGCCTGTGTCATCAAAGTCCCCAATACCTTTACGCCTAACGGGGATGGTATTAATGATACCTGGAAATTTAGCCTGCCCGGCGCGGTGACATTTAACATTACATCGGTTAGGGTTTACAGCCGGGCCGGTATGTTAGTGTATCAATCAAACGATTACAGCAAGCCATGGGACGGCACCATGAACGGGCAACAATTACCAGCGGCAACCTACTATTACATTATCGAATCGGACGACCGGAAGAAGATCAGCGGCAGCGTTACCATCATCAGGTAA
- a CDS encoding secondary thiamine-phosphate synthase enzyme YjbQ — translation MKIYQQTIQLRERRRGFHLITNEVVHALPEIAGIQTGICQVFIQHTSASLTINENADPTVRQDFEMYFNKVVPENDPDYRHDDEGPDDMPAHLKAAMLGSSVTIPIAGGRLALGMWQGIYLCEHRNYGGGRKLVVTAWGV, via the coding sequence ATGAAGATCTACCAGCAAACCATACAACTGCGCGAACGCCGCCGGGGTTTCCACCTTATTACTAACGAGGTTGTGCATGCCCTGCCCGAAATTGCCGGGATACAAACCGGCATCTGCCAGGTGTTTATACAGCATACCTCGGCATCGCTCACCATAAACGAGAACGCCGATCCTACCGTGCGCCAGGATTTTGAAATGTATTTTAATAAAGTCGTCCCCGAGAACGACCCCGATTACCGCCACGACGACGAAGGCCCCGACGATATGCCCGCGCACCTTAAAGCCGCTATGCTGGGCAGTTCGGTAACCATCCCCATCGCCGGCGGGCGATTGGCTTTAGGCATGTGGCAGGGTATTTACCTGTGCGAGCACCGTAATTATGGCGGCGGGCGTAAACTGGTGGTAACGGCCTGGGGTGTTTAA
- a CDS encoding zinc-binding alcohol dehydrogenase family protein: protein MKVLVCEEPGKLAYAEKEAPVAEAGQSIIKIKRIGICGTDLHAFEGTQPFFSYPRILGHELSGDLVEPNGAEGFAKDEAVTFIPYFNCGTCIACRSGKPNCCASIKVCGVHVDGGMAEYLAVPSYSLVHGEGLSYDELALVEPLAIGAHGVRRAGVEPGEYVLVIGAGPIGLGTMEFARIAGGKVIAMDMNEARLDFCRDRLKVDHVINVSTEKVMERLSEITNGDMPTVVIDATGSLRAINNGFQYMAHGARYVLVGLQKGEISISHPEFHKREATLMSSRNATRADFEHVIASMKKGLVDPTNYITHRVKFDEVKDQFESWLNPANGVIKAMVSLD, encoded by the coding sequence ATGAAAGTATTAGTTTGCGAAGAGCCGGGTAAACTGGCATACGCCGAAAAAGAAGCGCCGGTAGCCGAAGCCGGTCAATCCATCATCAAAATAAAACGTATTGGTATTTGCGGTACCGACCTGCACGCCTTTGAGGGCACGCAGCCATTTTTTAGCTATCCGCGTATTTTAGGCCACGAATTATCAGGCGATCTGGTGGAGCCTAACGGCGCCGAAGGGTTTGCTAAAGATGAGGCGGTTACCTTTATCCCATACTTTAATTGCGGTACCTGTATTGCCTGCCGCAGCGGTAAGCCCAATTGCTGCGCCAGTATTAAAGTATGCGGCGTGCATGTGGATGGCGGTATGGCCGAATACCTTGCCGTGCCAAGCTATTCGTTAGTACATGGCGAAGGTTTGAGTTATGATGAGCTGGCCCTGGTTGAGCCATTGGCCATCGGTGCGCACGGTGTGCGCCGGGCAGGCGTTGAACCGGGCGAATATGTTTTGGTGATAGGAGCAGGCCCGATAGGTTTAGGTACCATGGAATTTGCCCGCATAGCCGGCGGCAAGGTAATTGCCATGGATATGAACGAGGCACGCCTTGATTTTTGCCGCGACAGGCTGAAGGTTGACCACGTGATCAACGTATCGACAGAAAAAGTGATGGAGCGCCTAAGCGAAATTACCAACGGCGATATGCCTACCGTGGTAATAGATGCCACGGGTAGCCTGCGTGCTATTAATAACGGTTTTCAATACATGGCGCATGGGGCAAGATATGTGTTGGTTGGTTTACAAAAGGGCGAGATCAGCATCAGTCATCCGGAGTTTCATAAACGCGAAGCTACGCTGATGAGCAGCCGTAACGCCACCCGTGCCGATTTTGAACACGTGATCGCGTCGATGAAGAAGGGCTTGGTCGATCCTACCAATTACATCACCCACCGGGTGAAATTTGACGAGGTAAAAGATCAGTTTGAAAGCTGGTTGAACCCGGCCAATGGGGTAATTAAGGCGATGGTGAGTTTGGATTAA
- a CDS encoding isocitrate lyase/PEP mutase family protein, translating to MSATQSSKAEKFRALHQRDGIFVIPNPWDAGSAKMLEGLGFEALATTSAGLAYSLAKTDGDGMVTRKETLENARLICSATDLPVAADLENGYGDLPETCAETILMAAGVGLVGGSIEDATGRADDPIYDFDLSVARIKAAVAAARSLPFPFMLAARAENLIRGRYDLPDTIRRLKAYAEAGADVLFAPGLKTREEIEEVVKAVAPKPVNVVVGLGSSALSVNDMAALGVKRISLGSALARAAYGGFINAAKEIKERGTFGFTADTISYAEIAKFFK from the coding sequence ATGTCAGCCACCCAATCATCCAAAGCCGAAAAATTTCGCGCCCTGCATCAACGCGATGGCATATTTGTGATCCCTAATCCATGGGATGCCGGTTCGGCTAAAATGCTGGAGGGCCTGGGTTTCGAAGCGCTGGCTACTACCAGTGCCGGGTTAGCCTACTCGCTGGCCAAAACCGATGGCGATGGTATGGTAACCCGTAAAGAAACATTGGAAAATGCCCGGCTGATCTGTTCGGCAACCGACTTACCTGTAGCTGCCGACCTGGAAAATGGTTACGGCGATTTGCCTGAAACCTGTGCGGAAACGATATTGATGGCAGCCGGGGTGGGCCTTGTAGGCGGTTCGATAGAAGATGCCACCGGTCGCGCCGATGACCCTATTTACGATTTCGACCTGTCGGTAGCCCGTATAAAAGCCGCGGTTGCGGCCGCCCGTAGTTTGCCATTCCCTTTTATGCTGGCTGCCCGTGCCGAAAATCTTATCCGCGGCAGGTACGATCTGCCCGATACCATCCGCCGACTTAAAGCCTACGCTGAAGCCGGTGCCGATGTACTTTTTGCCCCCGGCCTAAAAACCCGCGAAGAAATTGAAGAAGTAGTTAAGGCCGTAGCCCCCAAGCCGGTGAACGTGGTTGTAGGTTTGGGTAGTTCTGCCCTGTCGGTTAATGATATGGCCGCGCTGGGTGTAAAACGTATCAGCCTGGGGTCGGCACTGGCGCGTGCGGCTTATGGCGGTTTCATTAATGCAGCTAAGGAAATTAAAGAACGTGGCACATTCGGCTTTACCGCCGATACGATATCGTATGCGGAGATAGCGAAGTTTTTTAAATAA
- a CDS encoding aldo/keto reductase gives MPDIQLPKVIFGTSGLGNLFVALSDDAKLAIVKECMAHSQKPVVFDSAGKYGAGLALESLGKCLKELGVQPDEVLISNKLGWVRTELKTAEPTFEPGVWIGLKNDAVQKISYEGILECYHQGNELLNGYDAQLVSIHDPDEYLAAAANGQDAEKRYADVLDAYRALGELKQQGKVKAIGVGSKDWRMVQRITQDVALDWVMIANSMTVHSHPDELVDFMEELDVKGIAIINSAVFNAGFLIGSDYYNYKLMGRESHPALFKWREDFFRLCSKYSIKPAEVCVAFGLNAPGVKSIALNTTNATRVKGNVDMAEVAIPAGFWEEMRTEGLINKDYAYL, from the coding sequence ATGCCCGATATCCAATTACCCAAGGTCATCTTCGGCACCAGCGGATTAGGTAACCTTTTTGTAGCGCTTAGCGATGATGCCAAACTGGCCATTGTGAAAGAATGCATGGCGCATTCGCAAAAACCGGTCGTGTTCGATTCGGCGGGGAAGTACGGCGCTGGTCTCGCGCTGGAATCGCTGGGTAAATGTTTAAAGGAGTTAGGCGTGCAGCCTGATGAGGTATTGATCAGCAATAAACTGGGATGGGTTAGGACGGAACTAAAAACCGCAGAGCCTACCTTTGAACCCGGCGTTTGGATAGGATTGAAGAACGATGCTGTACAGAAGATCAGCTACGAGGGCATACTGGAATGCTATCACCAGGGCAACGAATTATTGAACGGTTACGACGCTCAACTGGTATCGATACACGATCCGGACGAATACCTGGCCGCTGCCGCAAATGGGCAGGACGCCGAAAAGCGTTACGCCGATGTACTGGATGCTTACCGCGCTTTAGGCGAACTAAAGCAGCAAGGCAAAGTAAAGGCCATAGGCGTGGGCAGCAAGGATTGGCGCATGGTACAACGTATTACGCAGGATGTTGCGCTGGATTGGGTGATGATTGCCAACAGCATGACGGTGCACAGCCACCCCGATGAACTGGTAGATTTTATGGAAGAACTGGATGTGAAGGGCATAGCCATCATCAATTCGGCAGTGTTTAACGCCGGTTTTTTGATCGGGTCGGATTATTACAATTATAAACTGATGGGCAGGGAGAGCCATCCGGCATTGTTTAAATGGCGCGAAGATTTCTTTCGATTGTGCAGTAAATACAGCATCAAGCCTGCTGAAGTTTGTGTGGCATTTGGTTTAAATGCGCCGGGTGTGAAAAGTATAGCGCTGAACACCACCAATGCCACCCGGGTAAAAGGCAATGTAGATATGGCCGAAGTAGCCATCCCCGCAGGCTTTTGGGAAGAAATGAGAACTGAGGGTTTGATAAATAAAGATTACGCTTATTTGTAA